The following is a genomic window from Calditrichota bacterium.
CCACATCGCTATTGTAATGTTCAGCATGACGCTGGGCGGTATGGTCGGCGTGATTTCTCGATCCGGAGGTACGCAGGGGATTGTGGAAAAAATTTCCCGCTGGGCGCACCATCCGCGAAACGGACAAATCGCCACCTGGCTGCTGGGTGTAATCATTTTTTTCGATGATTACGCGAACACATTGATTGTGGGAAACACGATGCGGCCTCTGACGGACAAAATTGGCATTTCCCGAGAGAAACTCTCCTACATCGTCGATTCCACAGCGGCGCCAGTGGCTTCCATTGCGATAATTTCTTCCTGGGTGGGATTTCAGGTGGGTTTGATTGATCAGGCGTTCAATAATATCAACGTGCCGCACGATGCGTACATTACTTTTCTCAGATCAATTCCTTTTGCCAGTTACAGCGTGCTGGCGATCATTTTCGTTTTTCTGATCGGATTCACGCTGCGGGATTTCGGTCCCATGTACAAAGCCGAACATCGTTCATTTTTGACAGGAAAAGTCCTGCGCGACGGAGCGCAGCCCATTGCGGACGACAAATCTCTGGACATCATGCCCGAAGAAGGAATTCCCCTGCGCTGGTACAATGCCGCGATTCCGATTTTGATTGTCATTTTCGGGACGATGATAGGCCTGTACTATAGCGGCAGAGTGGCTCTCGGCGATCAGGCAGGAACTGCTCGTCTGGGAGAAATTATCGGCAATGCGGATTCGTTCAGCGTTTTGATGTGGTCATCGTTTTCCGGCGCGTTTGTGGCGATTTTTTTGGCAGTAACGCAGCGAATTTTGTCCATGAAAAAAGCACTGGACGCCTGGCTCAACGGTGTGAGAGCCATGGTTATCGCCATGATCATTTTAATTCTGGCGTGGACCATCGGCGAGATTTGCGGCGAGCTAAAAACTGCTGATTACGTCATCGCCGTGACGCGGGATTTGATTTCGCCGCATGTTTTGCCCATGCTTACTTTTATCGTGGCAGCGTTCATCGGATTTTCCACCGGCACATCCTGGGCCACGATGGCAATTCTCGTGCCCATTGTCGTTCCCATGGCGTTTAAGTTAACTGTGGAGGCACAACTGAGTGCTTCACTTTCGAATTCGATTTTGTTGGGCACAATTGGCGCCGTTTTGTCCGGCTCGGTTTTCGGAGATCATTGCTCGCCGATTTCAGACACGACGATCATGTCTTCCATGACCTCGGCGGCGGACCACATCGATCACGTGCGTACGCAATTGCCCTATGCCGTCGCTGTGGGGCTTGTGGCAATTTTTGTCGGTTATCTTCCCGCCGGATTTGGTTTCCCGAGCGGACTGTCAATTCTCGCGGGAGTTTTGGTCTTTTTGATCATTTTATTTACGCTGGGCAAAAGAATCGACAGCCGCGATGAAATGCTGAATTGAGATATTTGTCGAAGCTATTCGCAACTCAACAGGAAACTTCATTGTTATTCGTCAGTAAAAATAACTATGCAAAAAACTTTTTTAAACCATTAAAATCAGACTTTAATTGTGGAGTAGTAATGAAAATAAATCGTCAGTTCCTTTTTCTGTTTGTGATCGGACTTCTGTTTGCCTGCGCCGCGCCGCAGAGGTTTTCCCATAAAAGCGAGCAACCGTCCGCTGTCAAAAAACAGCCATTTCAGCCCAGGGCTGCTCAGTATTTCATCCGCGGCACCGTTGCGGAAATGCTCAATGATTCAAAATCTGCGCTGATCGATTTCTCACAGGCGCTGTTGTACGATTCCTCGTCAGTGACAATTTACAAAAGCGTCGCGAATCAGTACCTTGAATTAAAAGAAGTCGAGAGCGCGCGCCGCGTGTTGGAGCAGGCAGAAGCGCGTTTTCACGATGACATTGATGTTCATTACATGCTGGCTTCGATTTACTATTCCATGCACGATTTGGAGGCTGCTAAACGTCAGTACGAAAAAATTCTGGAGATTGATCCCACAGAATTTGACGCGCGAAATTATTTGATCACGTTATTTTTGTCGGAGAAAAATCTTTTGCAGGTGGCGCGGCAGTACGAGATACTTTACGACATGGGTCACGACAATCCTGATTTGTTGATCAAGGCCGGTGATGTGTATTTGGCGGAAAAGCAGTTTGACAAAGCGAAAGCGGTTTTTGAAAAACTTATTCAAGATTTTCCTGACGATGAACGTGCCTTTCTGGCGCAGGCAAAATTTGCCCTGGCGAAAAAGGACACGTCTGCTGCAATGGATTGGTATCAGAAAGGTCTGGAAAAGGACAGAAATTTTGAAACCTGTCTGGAAGAATTGCGCGATATTTACATTAGTCGCAAACAATGGGACAAAGCCATTCAACTGATAAAATCTGCAATTGTCAGCGATTCGACGAAAATCGGAAATTACCTTCGTCTGGGAGATTTGTATTTGCAAAAGCAGGATACGTCGCAGGCGTTGACTATTTTCAATAAAACCATTGACAGATTTCCTGATGATTTTCGCAGTCATTTTGCTGTGGGTAGGATTTATTTTCAAGCTAATGACTGGGAGCAGGCAAAACCTTATTTGAAAAAAAGCGTTGAATTAAAGCCTGATTTTGAATTTGGCTGGATCTGGTTAGGGTTTGTGCATATTCGTCTCCATGAACTGGAGGACGCTGAAGAAAATTTCCGTGATGCCCTGGAGCATTTCCCTGACGATGCGCGGATGAACTATTTTTTAGGGTCTGTTTTGCAGCAACGGAAAAAATCGGATGAAGCCATTCCTTATCTGGAAAAAGCGCTGAAAATCGATCCGCAAAACATGGATGCGATCACGGCGCTGGCGATGATTTATGATGAGAAGAAAATTTATCAAAAATCTGATTCTCTGTACGATGTGGCGCTCCAAATTAAACCCGAAGATCCGTTGATTTTAAATAATTACAGCTACAGCCTGTGCGTGCGCGGCATTCGGCTGGATGAGGCGAAAAAAATGTCGGAAAAAGCCGTGGCTGCTGATTCGACAAACGGCGCCTATCTCGACACGCTGGGCTGGATTTATTTTCAGTTGGGAAATTATCAAATGGCGCACAAATACATCGAGCGCGCGGCAACTTTGCGTGATAGTTCGGCTGAAGTGTGGGAGCATCTGGGAGATGTGTACGAAAAATTGAATGATCCGGAAAAAGCAAAAGAGTCGTGGCGCAAAGCATTGGATCTGGAAGAGACGCGGACATATTTGATTGACAAAATCGGAGGTAAATAAAAATCGAGAAATTGAAAGCTCATCTTCGTCATTGGTTTTTTTTAATGGTTGTTTTGGTTATTTCCGGTTGCGCCGGTATTTTGCCCACTTCCAGACCCGACGTCAACAGCATAACTATCGCCCAGATCCGGCATCGCGTGGAGCAGAATTATCTCAAATTTCAGACCGCCAAAGCAAAGGCGAAAATCAGTCTGGAATCCCCACAGTTGAGTTTTACGGCGAATTCCGTGATTCGCATCAAGATGCCGGATTCGTTGCTGATTCAGCTCAGTTCAGGACTGGGATTCGGCGTAGGTGCCATTTTCATTGACCGCAATCAAGTAGAAATTTACAATTCAATGGAAAACGCGCTTTTTGAAGGCCATCCGGATAGCATGAATTTCCGCCGGTTTTTGATGATTGATGTCTCGTTTGATAAATTATTGCAAGCATTTTCCGGCATTCATTTGATTGAACAACACGAACGGGAATTACTGCAAACCGATGATGGCAAATATTTGATCATTGGCAGCAAAAAAGGCTACACGCTGAAATATTGGATTCATCCGCGTCGTTTTGTGGTGCAAAAATATCAGCTTTTGGACAACGACGGCAAGGTACTCATGGAGTTCAAGTACGATCAATTTGTCAAATCCCACAACGTGTATCTGCCAAAAACAGTGCGCATTTCCCAGCCGTCGCAGAAATCGCGACTGACGATCGTGTTCACCACGGTGGACGTGAATGCAAAAATGCAGCCCAAAGATTTTCAGATGCGGATTCCCGAAAACGTTGAACGTGTGATTTTGTAAACGAAACAAAAGTTCCCTGATGAAAAGGAGGAGTCTGTGGCGCAACCGCAAACTTCGCGTGAAAATTCCCAGCAAAAAATAGGTTTGTCCGTCGTGATTCCGCTTTACAACGAAGCAGAGTCCCTGCCCGAGTTGTATCTGCAATTGACTGATGTTTTGCAGCGGGAAAAAATTAATTACGAATTACTTTTTATCGACGACGGCTCTCGGGACGGGTCATTCGAGATTTTGGAAGAATTTCACAAAAAAGACAACCGCGTTCGCGCGGTACAATTCCGAAAAAATTTTGGCAAATCAGCGGCGCTGGCGTGCGGTTTTCAGGAGGCGCGGGGTGAAATTGTCATTACCATGGACGCGGATTTGCAGGACGATCCCGATGAAATACCTGATCTGATTGCCAAAATCAACGAGGGTTACGATCTGGTTTCCGGCTGGAAGAAAAAACGTTACGATCCGTTCATCAAACGCACTACTTCAAAAATTTACAATCTGGTGACAAGCTGGGTTTCTGGCATTCGACTTCATGATTTCAATTGCGGTCTTAAAGCCTACCGCAACGACGTGGTAAAAACTAT
Proteins encoded in this region:
- a CDS encoding Na+/H+ antiporter NhaC family protein, producing the protein MRWNLKFWLFVSSLFLLFFSINGFATTNSSFKIEHPRIILSDVPFEMTVSALKGNGQIDTSFSGMAEAEGLFQKIFKEKKQLTKIGPFKNGVLHLRDVILPGSATVSFSAADGEINLSEKITVMPGYLSLLPPLLAIILALALREVLLALFSGIWLGAMFLWGYNPFIGLMRALDTYMVNSLFDKSHIAIVMFSMTLGGMVGVISRSGGTQGIVEKISRWAHHPRNGQIATWLLGVIIFFDDYANTLIVGNTMRPLTDKIGISREKLSYIVDSTAAPVASIAIISSWVGFQVGLIDQAFNNINVPHDAYITFLRSIPFASYSVLAIIFVFLIGFTLRDFGPMYKAEHRSFLTGKVLRDGAQPIADDKSLDIMPEEGIPLRWYNAAIPILIVIFGTMIGLYYSGRVALGDQAGTARLGEIIGNADSFSVLMWSSFSGAFVAIFLAVTQRILSMKKALDAWLNGVRAMVIAMIILILAWTIGEICGELKTADYVIAVTRDLISPHVLPMLTFIVAAFIGFSTGTSWATMAILVPIVVPMAFKLTVEAQLSASLSNSILLGTIGAVLSGSVFGDHCSPISDTTIMSSMTSAADHIDHVRTQLPYAVAVGLVAIFVGYLPAGFGFPSGLSILAGVLVFLIILFTLGKRIDSRDEMLN
- a CDS encoding tetratricopeptide repeat protein, with the protein product MKINRQFLFLFVIGLLFACAAPQRFSHKSEQPSAVKKQPFQPRAAQYFIRGTVAEMLNDSKSALIDFSQALLYDSSSVTIYKSVANQYLELKEVESARRVLEQAEARFHDDIDVHYMLASIYYSMHDLEAAKRQYEKILEIDPTEFDARNYLITLFLSEKNLLQVARQYEILYDMGHDNPDLLIKAGDVYLAEKQFDKAKAVFEKLIQDFPDDERAFLAQAKFALAKKDTSAAMDWYQKGLEKDRNFETCLEELRDIYISRKQWDKAIQLIKSAIVSDSTKIGNYLRLGDLYLQKQDTSQALTIFNKTIDRFPDDFRSHFAVGRIYFQANDWEQAKPYLKKSVELKPDFEFGWIWLGFVHIRLHELEDAEENFRDALEHFPDDARMNYFLGSVLQQRKKSDEAIPYLEKALKIDPQNMDAITALAMIYDEKKIYQKSDSLYDVALQIKPEDPLILNNYSYSLCVRGIRLDEAKKMSEKAVAADSTNGAYLDTLGWIYFQLGNYQMAHKYIERAATLRDSSAEVWEHLGDVYEKLNDPEKAKESWRKALDLEETRTYLIDKIGGK
- a CDS encoding DUF4292 domain-containing protein, whose product is MVVLVISGCAGILPTSRPDVNSITIAQIRHRVEQNYLKFQTAKAKAKISLESPQLSFTANSVIRIKMPDSLLIQLSSGLGFGVGAIFIDRNQVEIYNSMENALFEGHPDSMNFRRFLMIDVSFDKLLQAFSGIHLIEQHERELLQTDDGKYLIIGSKKGYTLKYWIHPRRFVVQKYQLLDNDGKVLMEFKYDQFVKSHNVYLPKTVRISQPSQKSRLTIVFTTVDVNAKMQPKDFQMRIPENVERVIL
- a CDS encoding glycosyltransferase family 2 protein; protein product: MGLSVVIPLYNEAESLPELYLQLTDVLQREKINYELLFIDDGSRDGSFEILEEFHKKDNRVRAVQFRKNFGKSAALACGFQEARGEIVITMDADLQDDPDEIPDLIAKINEGYDLVSGWKKKRYDPFIKRTTSKIYNLVTSWVSGIRLHDFNCGLKAYRNDVVKTIEVYGQLHRFIPVLAHWQGFRVTEMPVKHHPRKYGKTKFGAFRFIAGMLDLFTVVFLNKFKKRPLHLFGTFGLITLILGVILNIYLAYQRIFFQKYLSNRPLLFLAVLLVIVGIQFISMGLLGEMITETQKRKNDYSVKNVLG